The Desmonostoc muscorum LEGE 12446 genome includes a region encoding these proteins:
- a CDS encoding VWA domain-containing protein has translation MTTNKVTPGQTLTSTQKIGLDLVAVLGGGRDVVLAIDLTESVGLNDEGRIRLRQIITDSLKPGDTVYVIPFAQDIVLTEAKSDVNPLGTPIYFSSKNQENIDKILAKIPSPDLGLYGTDIQQAELTIYQGLAQINQNRLQANQNIKPQSVVWISDAPLFTQSGVTSDIWIETPAGSPFRQADSTESQQRQAWIKDLPINRRSLSIKTENNKEYKLTVVDIAPTVQEFCTPAPGNQETCLVTPYLVKKLWLPGLISILILIGLVLAGLKVYRLQKKWELIVDFEVTDKPEDQKCSLPNNKRIAIGEYDSTCVDSIDCPGEEIRAYLERKGEKLYLVPTNLASIYYNEREITSRTLIDKSKFRLNCPHRKRDYEITIKLKK, from the coding sequence GTGACTACAAACAAAGTTACTCCCGGACAAACACTTACTTCTACACAAAAAATCGGGTTAGATTTAGTTGCCGTTTTGGGTGGCGGACGAGATGTTGTCTTGGCTATTGATTTGACAGAAAGCGTGGGACTCAATGATGAAGGTCGTATCCGCTTACGTCAAATTATTACAGATAGCCTAAAACCTGGAGATACTGTATACGTTATTCCTTTTGCTCAAGATATAGTTTTAACTGAAGCTAAATCGGATGTAAATCCCTTAGGCACACCCATCTACTTTAGTAGTAAAAATCAAGAAAATATTGACAAAATTTTAGCAAAAATTCCTTCGCCAGACCTGGGGTTATATGGTACAGATATTCAGCAAGCTGAATTGACTATTTATCAAGGTCTTGCTCAGATTAATCAAAATCGCCTGCAAGCAAATCAAAATATCAAACCGCAATCAGTAGTTTGGATTAGTGATGCACCTCTATTTACACAATCAGGGGTTACCTCTGATATTTGGATAGAAACGCCTGCTGGTAGTCCTTTTCGACAAGCAGATTCTACTGAAAGTCAACAGCGACAAGCTTGGATCAAAGATTTGCCAATTAATCGGCGATCGCTATCAATCAAAACAGAGAATAATAAAGAATACAAACTCACAGTAGTAGACATTGCTCCCACAGTCCAGGAATTTTGTACACCAGCACCAGGTAATCAAGAAACTTGTTTAGTCACACCTTATTTAGTTAAAAAATTATGGCTACCTGGATTAATTTCCATATTAATATTAATTGGACTTGTTTTAGCTGGATTAAAAGTATATCGGCTGCAAAAAAAATGGGAATTAATAGTTGATTTTGAAGTCACAGACAAACCAGAAGACCAAAAATGCAGCTTGCCAAACAATAAAAGAATTGCAATTGGTGAATACGATTCTACTTGCGTAGATTCTATTGACTGTCCAGGTGAAGAAATTAGAGCATATTTGGAGCGCAAAGGTGAGAAACTTTATTTAGTCCCAACTAATTTGGCTTCCATTTATTACAACGAGCGAGAAATTACCTCACGTACTCTTATAGATAAATCTAAATTTCGCCTCAATTGTCCACATCGCAAGCGCGACTACGAAATCACTATCAAATTAAAAAAATAG